Below is a genomic region from Aromatoleum aromaticum EbN1.
CGGCTCCTGTGGATAAGTAGCGTACGGGGTGACGGTCGTGGGCTCCTGGGGAGCCGCGTCCGCTTCCCAGCCCGATTCGTCATCCTGCCAGTAGTTGCGGCCGGCCTCCCACGCCTCGAGGATCTCTGCCTGGTGCTGTGCCTCGCAGGTTTCAAGCGAAGCATCGATCTCGAGCAGTCCGGCGGCACTGGAGAGTGAATCGACAGAGGAGGGGAGGGCGTCGAACTCAGCGGAGGAGGATGGGGGTACTCCAACTTCTGTGTGCTGTTCGTCCTCAATCGAGGAGGCCTGCGTTGATGCGGGCGAGGTCGAGAGTATCCGAGGGCCTGCCAGTCCGAGCATCAACAATGTCTTGTCGAGGACGTAGATGTGACTTCGACTGAACTGCCCATAGGATCGACGGCCCCAGTTGCGGACTTGCTCACGACGGATGTAGCCCTTGTCTTCGGCTTCCTGAAGGCCACGAAAAAGTTTGGAGCGACTACTGAGCAGGGTTTCAGCTTGAAGCGTGTCACGAAAGGCAAAAACAGGTTGTTCAGGATGGCCAAGCTTAAAAAAGGCCAGCACACCGTAAAGCACCTGGCGCGCGGTCTGCGACAGGTCCTGGCAGTACAGGCGGTTCATCACCGCGGCTCGTGCGTTGATCAGGGGGACAGGGAGAAAGCGCGGACGTGGTCCGTCGCAGTCCCCTCGGCCCGCATTGAGGCGAATTGGAGTAGTCACGTGAAAAAGTCCGGGTTCGCCTTTTTCAAGGCAATAGAATCCCTTGACGTTTCCCGGCTGTTTGATACCATTCACCTCAGTTGGCGGTGAGGTCTGACCGGTTGGCCCCGGTTTGGTATCAGACAGCAGAAAAGCATCACCCTTTTCAAGAAAGCCCGGCTCGGTTGGCCCCGAGACCGGGTTTTTCTTTTGTCAGCAGGATGTGTCTTTGTTTTGGTCGCTACATCGCGATCTCCAGTCTATAAACGTGCGAAACCCCGCTCGGGGGCGGGGTTGCGTGATAGTCAGCAGGACTTTAGAGGCCGGGTGATGCGGGCGTCCGCTGGGGGGCGCCGTAGTATCCGATTTACCATCTCTGCTAACCTAAAAATAAAAAATCGTTAAAAATCAAAGGTGTTCAAGTTGAAACACGGCCTTCAGCTGCCTTTGCATACTTCTTGATCAAGTTCTCGATCTCTTCCTTAAGTGCATCTGTGGCGGATTCGTCTGAAAAATCCAGTCGAAGACATGATCCAGTCTTCCTGACAGAGCAGAACGTTGTATTGCCCCTTCGAATCGTGATGATCTCCGGCACTGGTTTCTCTCTCGCCTTGCCTTTTCCAGCGCTCTTGATCAGAGAAATCGCCTGTTTCATGCTGATTTCTTCTGATGCAACCTGCTTAAGAGCTTGTGCAATCACGTCTGCCGGATGATGCTCAACAAGCTTCGATACCTCGAAAATTCCAGCAAGGCCGAACTTCTCAGGGTTCAGTTCCACAACATTCAATGCAGCTGATGGAAGTGTCCCGAACGCCATGAGCCGAGAGATAAGACTCCTATTGATGCCCGCCTCTTCAGCAATCTCCGATTGGTTCTTGCCGGTCGAAGCCATACGCTCCTTGAAGCCCAGGTATTTTTGGTAGTCGGGCAGGTCGATAGAAAGCAGGTTCGAGTAGAAGGCTGCCCGCTCGACGCCGTCGTCATCGAGATCGACGACGTGAACGTCGATCTCTGTGCGCTCGAGCTCTCGGTATGCGGCCACACGGTTGTGGCCGGCGATGATCTCGAAACGGCCGTTATCGATTGCGCGGACAGTTACCGGCGTCGCAAGAGGATTGTTCGCCAGGTTCTCCACGAGTTGCTGGTACTGCTCGTCGGTGAGCTTCCTGCGTCGGCCGGGCACTTCTTCCAGGAGGTCCAGGCTGACCTTCGCGGTTACGGCAGGGAGTCCTTCCGCGGGCCTTCCGAACTCGCTATCGGCGGGCATGGTGCGAAGCACCAGGCCGACTGGATCGCGTTGCCGCGTCTTCATTTCCTATCCCCTTTGGTTTTCGAGAGCCTGTCGACAATCTTTTCGCGGATGTAAGCCGCGAACGCCCTGTACTCGCAAGCCGATGTTGATGTCGGTTTCGTGATAGAGAGCGGCATGCTGCGCTCTTGAGAGTTTGGCAGGTCTTCACTTACAGAGATCACGTAGGGCGAAACGCTGTCGCTGTAAGTCTCGAGCTCACGCCGCATGCGGCTGATCCGACCGACATTTGTAGAGTAGTGCGTCGGGAGAATGATGAGTTCAGGCTTCAAGCTCCATTCATCCTTAAACACATGAATCTCGGAAATCATCTTGCTGATGCCCTTGATCGAAAAAACATCCATCCGTATCGGCGCAATCAGCAGGTCAGCGGCGACCATTCCCGAGGATGTGGTAGTCGAAACGGTAGGTGGACAGTCGAGAATGATTACGTCATAGATGCTGGTGTCAAAACCGGGGATCGCACCCTTTGCAGCTTCATCGAGCATGTTGCGCAAGAACCGCTCACGGTTTCCTGTCGCGACAAGAAGAGTCCGTTCGATGCTGCTCAGGAATGTGTCGGCGGGGACGAGATGAGGCCCGTGTTCCCCAAAGGGCTTTTTGATGAGACTTTTCAGGTCATAGGGCATCTGCCTAACGCGGCCGCCTTGCTGCGAGCTCACGTATGCCTCAAGGACATTCGCGAGCGTTTCGCGGACCACTGCCTTCTCACTCAAGCCGAAACTTTCGGCTTCCTCCATCATGATGTCAGGTTCGTAACCCATGATTTGTGTTGCGGAGGCCTGAGAGTCAAGGTCGATCAGCAGCGTCCGAAAGCCCAGTAGTTGAAGCTCAACGGCCAGCTCAACAGAGGTGACTGTTTTGCCTGTCCCGCCTTTGCACACGGTCACTGCAATGACGAACGGCTTTCCATGAGTCTGAGGAACCTTGAGATAACCCTGCATCCGTCGCCAGAGCGCAATCTCGAAAATCTGCGAGGGCTCATAGATCCGGATGGGGGGTGCCCCAGGGTTCGTATCGGAAGCTCTCCGAATGTCGAAGTTCTCCGAGTAACCCCGGAGCGTGACATCTGTGACGCCAAGCATCGCTGCCGCCTGTCGAATCCGATAGGTCACGCTTCCGATGTCTGCAAAAGTGTCTCGAGGTTGGCTCATGGTGTGTTTGTTGTCGTTGAACTATGGTTGCATTTATAGCCAAAATCGAGACTTGATGCAAATGCCTTCTAAGTGAATGTTAGCAGGGCGACCTTGATCAAGGTCAGAGTGGCAGTCCTGCAGTAGCGCTTGCCCTACTGGACGACTGTTGGGATCTGCGTTGCTCGAGCAGCTTCGCCCGTTTGTTCTTCACGAGCTCCTTGTCGCCGACGATCGCCTTTTTCCCTACGGAGTCACGCACGTCGTCGACGAGCTGCTTGCACATACCCCTGACGCGCAGCATGTAGTCGCCCGGCTTCATCCCTCCGGCCGCAATCAAGCCGAGCGCATCTTCCCAGAGCGCTGTCAGGCAAGGGTCCGTCAAACGCTCGGGGAGACCATGAACCACGGCACGGCCAAATGGGGTCGAGATGAGTTCTCGGTTCTTCACTGCGACGTAGCCCCGTTCCTTGAGCGTCTCGATGATCTTCGCCTGAGTCGCAGCGGTCCCGATCCCTGAGGTTTCCTTCAGAATCGCCTTGAGCTTGGGGTCCTCGACGTACTTGGCCACGGAGCTCATGTCGTCGAGTAATGTCTTCTCGGTGTAGCGCTTCGGAGGGGTCGTTTTCCCCTTCACTACCCGGAGGCCAGCCATCTGCAGCGTTGCGCCATCCGCGACCTGAGGCAGCGGCTTATACGTATGAGGGGCCAGTGCTCGCCAGCTCTGCGCCATGTTGAGCGACACCTCGCCCTTGGCGGAGAACTCGATCTCACCGTGAGAGAACGACACCACTGTCTCTTCGATTTG
It encodes:
- a CDS encoding ParB/RepB/Spo0J family partition protein, producing the protein MKTRQRDPVGLVLRTMPADSEFGRPAEGLPAVTAKVSLDLLEEVPGRRRKLTDEQYQQLVENLANNPLATPVTVRAIDNGRFEIIAGHNRVAAYRELERTEIDVHVVDLDDDGVERAAFYSNLLSIDLPDYQKYLGFKERMASTGKNQSEIAEEAGINRSLISRLMAFGTLPSAALNVVELNPEKFGLAGIFEVSKLVEHHPADVIAQALKQVASEEISMKQAISLIKSAGKGKAREKPVPEIITIRRGNTTFCSVRKTGSCLRLDFSDESATDALKEEIENLIKKYAKAAEGRVST
- a CDS encoding ParA family protein encodes the protein MSQPRDTFADIGSVTYRIRQAAAMLGVTDVTLRGYSENFDIRRASDTNPGAPPIRIYEPSQIFEIALWRRMQGYLKVPQTHGKPFVIAVTVCKGGTGKTVTSVELAVELQLLGFRTLLIDLDSQASATQIMGYEPDIMMEEAESFGLSEKAVVRETLANVLEAYVSSQQGGRVRQMPYDLKSLIKKPFGEHGPHLVPADTFLSSIERTLLVATGNRERFLRNMLDEAAKGAIPGFDTSIYDVIILDCPPTVSTTTSSGMVAADLLIAPIRMDVFSIKGISKMISEIHVFKDEWSLKPELIILPTHYSTNVGRISRMRRELETYSDSVSPYVISVSEDLPNSQERSMPLSITKPTSTSACEYRAFAAYIREKIVDRLSKTKGDRK